From the genome of Geothrix sp. 21YS21S-4, one region includes:
- the polA gene encoding DNA polymerase I: protein MAEDRLYLIDTFAFIFRAYYANPRLKNGAAYTFSRLVLQLLEKHRPTHLACVFDVSGPTFRHELYPEYKANRSEMPEDLRPQVPMIRRLVEALSIPIVELQGYEADDVMGTLAREAAAAGLPTAIVSPDKDLLQLVDDDLKIQVLNTKDGEIWHDREGVKTRLGVWPEQVVDFLSLVGDASDNVKGVPGIGEKGACALLDTYGSLAGILAAKEGLKPRQREGLEAAAPWLDLTRRLVTVVTDLQLPLHPADLAYPGVDEARAREAFKDLGFQTLTKEFTRSAQQAGSVRAYRAAATLPDLEAAVAACRAAGRFGLDTETTNLDSARGHLVGVSLAWKPNEGLYIPLAHLKPAAADTEGALPGLLPESGLPESLLDLKGDPEAFFRELAPHLDPRNAPFAEARRILAPLLADPAILKCGQNLKYDLQVLTRHGLPVAGVADDSMVLSFLLDSGVRHNLDDLSVRHLDVKPIAFEELVGKGKGQKRFDEAEFERAVQYAAEDADLALQLCDKLRGQLGEDRLKRLYEEVDLPLVEVLAALEAHGVRLDLGVLSELATRMRAERERAQVRVIELAGGPFNLNSPTQLGAVLFGKLGYTPVKYTGKTKAPSTDEDVLQELAENQGAEIARDLLRHRQMTKLLGTYVEALPQMVNPLTGRVHTRLHQAAVASGRLASSDPNLQNIPIRTEEGRAIRGAFVPEPGWVLLDADYSQIELRVVAALAQDPVLLGAFEAGEDIHRRTSSEVMGKPMGEVTADDRSKAKAVNFGLLYGQGAFALAANLGITQKEAKAFIERYFERMPQVAAWIDGAKERALAEGLVRTHWGRIRRIAELESPNKQFQAQGLREAVNTIVQGTAADLMRRAMVRLHRALKEEGLRARLLLQVHDELLVEAPPEEVERASAVLKEAMEGADDLGPLGVKLAAEVRQGASWLACK from the coding sequence GTGGCTGAGGATCGCCTCTATCTCATCGATACATTCGCCTTCATCTTTCGGGCCTACTACGCCAATCCGCGGTTGAAGAACGGGGCGGCCTACACCTTTTCCCGGCTGGTGCTCCAGCTGCTGGAAAAGCACCGGCCCACGCACCTCGCGTGCGTGTTCGACGTGTCCGGCCCGACCTTCCGCCACGAGCTCTATCCGGAGTACAAGGCCAACCGCTCGGAGATGCCCGAGGACCTGCGCCCCCAGGTGCCGATGATCCGGCGGCTGGTGGAGGCGCTGTCCATTCCCATCGTGGAGCTGCAGGGGTACGAGGCGGACGACGTGATGGGCACCCTGGCCCGGGAGGCCGCCGCGGCGGGCCTGCCCACGGCCATCGTCAGCCCCGACAAGGACCTCCTCCAGCTGGTGGACGACGACCTGAAGATCCAGGTGCTGAACACCAAGGACGGCGAGATCTGGCACGACCGGGAGGGCGTCAAGACGCGGCTGGGCGTGTGGCCGGAGCAGGTGGTGGACTTCCTCAGCCTGGTGGGCGACGCCTCCGACAACGTCAAGGGCGTGCCGGGCATCGGGGAAAAGGGGGCCTGCGCCCTGTTGGATACCTACGGCAGCCTCGCGGGAATCCTCGCGGCCAAGGAGGGGCTCAAGCCCCGCCAGCGGGAAGGGCTCGAAGCGGCGGCGCCCTGGCTGGACCTGACCCGGCGCTTGGTCACGGTGGTGACCGACCTCCAGCTGCCCCTGCATCCCGCCGACCTCGCCTATCCCGGCGTGGACGAGGCCCGGGCGCGAGAGGCGTTCAAGGATTTGGGCTTCCAGACCCTGACCAAGGAGTTCACGCGGAGCGCGCAACAGGCCGGCAGCGTCCGGGCCTACCGCGCGGCGGCCACCCTCCCGGATCTGGAAGCCGCCGTGGCCGCCTGCCGCGCCGCGGGCCGCTTCGGCCTCGACACCGAGACCACCAACCTGGACTCGGCGCGGGGCCATCTGGTGGGCGTCAGCCTCGCCTGGAAGCCGAATGAGGGGCTCTACATCCCTCTGGCCCACCTGAAGCCCGCCGCCGCGGACACCGAGGGCGCCCTTCCGGGCCTTCTTCCGGAATCGGGGCTGCCGGAATCGCTGCTGGATCTGAAGGGCGATCCGGAAGCGTTCTTCCGGGAACTGGCGCCCCACCTGGATCCCCGCAACGCGCCCTTCGCGGAGGCCCGGCGGATCCTGGCTCCCCTCCTCGCCGATCCGGCCATCCTCAAGTGCGGCCAGAACCTCAAGTACGACCTTCAGGTCCTGACCCGCCACGGTCTGCCCGTGGCCGGCGTCGCGGACGACAGCATGGTGCTGAGCTTCCTGCTGGACAGCGGCGTGCGCCACAACCTGGACGACCTGTCGGTGCGCCACCTGGACGTGAAGCCCATCGCCTTCGAGGAGTTGGTGGGGAAAGGGAAGGGCCAGAAGCGGTTCGACGAGGCCGAGTTCGAGCGGGCCGTCCAGTACGCGGCGGAGGACGCGGACCTGGCGCTTCAGCTCTGCGACAAGCTGCGCGGGCAACTGGGAGAAGATCGGTTGAAGCGTCTCTACGAGGAGGTGGACCTGCCCCTCGTGGAAGTGCTGGCGGCCCTCGAGGCCCATGGCGTGCGGCTGGATCTGGGCGTCCTGTCCGAACTTGCGACGCGCATGCGCGCCGAGCGCGAGCGGGCCCAGGTCCGGGTGATCGAACTGGCGGGGGGCCCCTTCAACCTCAACAGCCCGACCCAGCTCGGCGCGGTGCTCTTCGGGAAGCTGGGCTACACGCCCGTGAAATACACGGGGAAGACCAAGGCGCCCAGCACGGACGAGGATGTCCTGCAGGAATTGGCGGAGAACCAGGGCGCCGAGATCGCCCGCGACCTGCTGCGCCACCGCCAGATGACCAAGCTGCTGGGCACCTACGTGGAGGCCCTGCCGCAGATGGTGAATCCACTGACGGGGCGGGTGCATACGCGCCTCCATCAGGCGGCGGTGGCCTCCGGCCGCCTCGCCTCCAGCGATCCCAACCTCCAGAACATCCCCATCCGCACCGAGGAGGGCCGCGCCATCCGCGGGGCCTTCGTTCCAGAGCCGGGCTGGGTGCTCCTGGACGCGGACTACAGCCAGATCGAGCTGCGCGTGGTGGCGGCCCTGGCCCAGGATCCCGTGCTGCTCGGGGCCTTCGAGGCGGGGGAGGACATCCACCGGCGGACTTCGTCGGAGGTCATGGGCAAGCCCATGGGCGAAGTGACGGCCGACGACCGCAGCAAGGCCAAGGCGGTGAATTTCGGACTGCTCTACGGCCAGGGCGCCTTCGCCTTGGCGGCCAACCTGGGCATCACCCAGAAGGAGGCGAAGGCCTTCATCGAGCGCTATTTCGAGCGGATGCCCCAGGTGGCCGCGTGGATCGACGGCGCCAAGGAGCGGGCGCTGGCCGAGGGATTGGTGCGCACCCACTGGGGCCGCATCCGGCGCATCGCCGAACTGGAGAGCCCCAACAAGCAGTTCCAGGCCCAGGGGCTGCGCGAAGCGGTGAACACCATCGTCCAGGGAACCGCCGCCGACCTGATGCGCCGCGCCATGGTGCGCCTCCATCGGGCATTGAAGGAGGAGGGGCTCCGCGCACGGCTGCTGCTCCAGGTCCACGACGAACTCCTGGTGGAAGCCCCGCCGGAGGAGGTGGAGCGTGCCTCGGCCGTCCTCAAGGAGGCCATGGAAGGCGCAGACGACCTCGGTCCCCTGGGCGTGAAGCTGGCGGCGGAGGTTCGCCAGGGGGCGAGCTGGCTGGCCTGCAAGTAG
- a CDS encoding cache domain-containing protein: MKVRHVLLPALVCLGAPLGAQDQRAEAMGLVKAAVAFARQYGKDALRAETNQGTGRFHSRSGDDLYIFVYDLGGVCQAIGFQSQLVGVNRLGLRDPDGKYIVKEMIEVARSRGSGWVNYKYPHPRTGKVLNKVSYVEFFDGWVVGCGAYS; this comes from the coding sequence GTGAAGGTCCGGCACGTCTTGCTCCCGGCCCTCGTGTGCCTGGGAGCGCCCCTGGGCGCCCAGGACCAGCGGGCCGAGGCCATGGGCTTGGTGAAAGCCGCGGTGGCCTTCGCGCGGCAATACGGCAAGGACGCGCTGCGCGCGGAGACGAACCAGGGAACGGGCCGCTTCCATTCCCGGAGCGGCGACGATCTCTACATCTTCGTCTACGACCTCGGCGGCGTTTGCCAGGCCATCGGGTTCCAGAGCCAACTGGTCGGCGTGAACCGGCTGGGGCTGCGCGATCCCGACGGGAAGTACATCGTGAAGGAGATGATCGAAGTGGCCCGAAGCCGCGGCAGCGGTTGGGTGAACTACAAGTACCCCCACCCTCGCACGGGAAAGGTGCTGAACAAGGTCTCCTACGTGGAGTTCTTCGACGGCTGGGTGGTGGGCTGCGGCGCCTATTCCTGA
- a CDS encoding SDR family NAD(P)-dependent oxidoreductase translates to MRAWVLITGCSTGIGRALVPLCRAAGWGVVATARRPETLMDLPPGEDLRTLTLDVTDADSIAAAASACSDLRLKALVNNAGYGQVGPLELLRPEELRAQFETNVIGLHAVTNAFLPLLRREQGARILQVASMLGRLSIPLAGPYNASKHAVVALAETLRMEVGREVAVVLVEPGAIRTEFRETLAKVWGNLPERARGTRYEAVLGRYLALRKDQGDRFAMEAGACARQILRALDATRPPRRVGIGRDAAWVGRVKALVPAGVWEWLLRRLYGLG, encoded by the coding sequence ATGCGCGCTTGGGTGCTGATCACGGGCTGTTCCACCGGCATCGGTCGGGCGCTGGTTCCGCTCTGTCGCGCGGCGGGCTGGGGCGTCGTGGCGACGGCGCGCCGACCGGAAACCCTCATGGACCTGCCCCCGGGCGAGGACCTGCGCACCTTGACCCTGGATGTGACGGACGCGGACAGCATCGCGGCGGCAGCAAGCGCCTGTTCGGATCTGCGGCTCAAGGCCCTCGTGAACAACGCGGGCTACGGCCAGGTGGGGCCGCTGGAACTGCTGCGGCCCGAGGAACTGCGAGCCCAGTTCGAGACCAACGTGATCGGCCTCCACGCCGTCACGAACGCCTTCCTGCCGCTCCTGCGGCGCGAGCAGGGCGCCCGGATTCTGCAGGTGGCTTCCATGTTGGGGCGGCTGTCGATCCCCCTGGCCGGGCCGTACAACGCCTCCAAGCACGCGGTGGTGGCCCTGGCGGAAACGCTCCGCATGGAAGTGGGCCGCGAGGTGGCGGTGGTTCTGGTGGAGCCGGGAGCCATCCGGACCGAATTCCGCGAGACCCTGGCGAAGGTGTGGGGAAACCTGCCGGAGCGGGCCCGGGGCACGCGCTACGAGGCCGTGCTCGGCCGCTATCTGGCCCTCCGCAAGGACCAGGGCGACCGGTTCGCGATGGAGGCCGGGGCCTGCGCCCGCCAGATCCTTCGCGCGCTGGACGCGACTCGTCCGCCGCGGCGGGTGGGGATCGGAAGGGATGCCGCCTGGGTGGGACGAGTGAAGGCCCTGGTTCCGGCGGGAGTCTGGGAATGGCTGCTGCGGCGCCTCTACGGCCTGGGATGA
- the ispH gene encoding 4-hydroxy-3-methylbut-2-enyl diphosphate reductase — MKVIVAKTAGFCWGVKRAMDAVLEASVRNDGRPVQTLGPLIHNPQALDLIGKRGVAVAPAPDQVQNGTVVIRAHGIPIQDLRGLKARQAKGELKIVNATCPEVAKVHNKIKKWSPKGYFTVILGSHGHAESVAHRSFADSGSVIVANMAEAEALTDEQLKKVLVVAQTTFTVKDYHAITDYIRTRAKDAVFENTICEDTWMRQDEARQLAQTVDAVIVVGGKASSNTKHLAELAHHYGKPVQYVETAAELDVTAFTGRETVGVLAGASTPTWLVDEVVDVLEQLGDGPSRWRSFVQAAFGSSSLLAIGAGLMTLGVHKWLGFPFGWRYPLLVGTYVLAMYLLTPFLDPLGLGAKGPARARFLSRNRMALLLTGMAALAAALGLAATLGAKALGVMAAASLVGVAYKRRFLVGGRSVSLRNIPGSKDAVVALALATVAVVMPMWQAGRPWNLRAFAAAFLVGVLTFVRTVIYEIRDMQNDQIIGKETLPIFLGKPATKAILLALLGTLLAGTLWLTFNTRQQGHPLIVALVLVICAAYPVLYLWLYHERFTTGKTRFELSVDLSFWLVGLLALV, encoded by the coding sequence ATGAAGGTGATCGTCGCCAAGACCGCGGGGTTCTGCTGGGGCGTCAAGCGCGCCATGGACGCGGTGCTGGAGGCGTCGGTGCGGAACGACGGGCGCCCGGTCCAGACGCTCGGGCCCCTCATCCACAATCCCCAGGCCCTGGATCTCATCGGGAAGCGGGGCGTGGCGGTCGCGCCGGCGCCGGACCAGGTCCAGAACGGGACGGTCGTGATCCGCGCCCACGGCATCCCCATCCAGGATCTGCGCGGGCTGAAGGCGCGCCAGGCCAAGGGCGAACTGAAGATCGTGAACGCGACCTGTCCCGAGGTCGCCAAGGTCCACAACAAGATCAAGAAGTGGAGCCCCAAGGGCTACTTCACCGTGATCCTGGGCAGCCACGGCCATGCGGAGAGCGTCGCCCACCGCAGCTTCGCGGACAGCGGCTCCGTCATCGTCGCGAACATGGCCGAGGCCGAGGCCCTCACGGACGAGCAGCTCAAGAAGGTGCTGGTGGTGGCCCAGACCACGTTCACCGTGAAGGACTACCACGCCATCACCGACTACATCCGCACCCGGGCCAAGGACGCCGTCTTCGAGAACACCATCTGCGAGGACACCTGGATGCGGCAGGACGAGGCCCGGCAACTGGCCCAAACCGTGGATGCCGTGATCGTGGTCGGCGGGAAGGCCTCCAGCAACACCAAGCACCTGGCCGAGTTGGCCCACCACTATGGGAAGCCCGTGCAGTACGTGGAGACGGCCGCCGAGTTGGACGTGACCGCCTTCACCGGTCGCGAGACCGTGGGCGTCCTGGCGGGCGCCTCCACGCCCACCTGGCTCGTGGACGAAGTGGTGGATGTGCTCGAACAGCTCGGCGACGGCCCCAGTCGCTGGCGCAGCTTCGTGCAGGCGGCCTTCGGCAGTTCCTCCCTGTTGGCGATCGGCGCGGGGCTGATGACCCTGGGCGTCCACAAGTGGCTCGGCTTTCCCTTCGGCTGGCGCTATCCCCTTCTCGTGGGCACCTACGTTCTGGCCATGTACCTGCTGACGCCCTTCCTCGATCCCCTGGGGCTCGGCGCGAAGGGACCCGCTCGCGCGCGCTTCCTGTCGCGGAACCGGATGGCCCTCCTTCTTACCGGTATGGCCGCCCTGGCCGCCGCCCTGGGACTGGCCGCCACGCTGGGGGCGAAGGCGCTCGGTGTGATGGCCGCGGCCAGCCTGGTGGGCGTCGCCTACAAGCGCCGCTTCCTGGTCGGCGGCCGAAGCGTCAGCCTGCGGAACATCCCCGGCTCCAAGGACGCGGTGGTGGCCCTGGCCCTGGCAACGGTCGCGGTGGTCATGCCCATGTGGCAGGCGGGCCGCCCCTGGAACCTCCGCGCCTTCGCCGCGGCGTTCCTCGTCGGCGTTCTGACCTTCGTCCGCACCGTGATCTACGAGATCCGCGACATGCAGAACGATCAGATCATCGGGAAGGAGACCCTCCCCATCTTTCTGGGGAAACCCGCCACCAAGGCCATTCTCCTCGCCCTGCTGGGAACGCTGCTGGCGGGCACCCTGTGGCTCACCTTCAATACCCGCCAACAGGGCCATCCCCTGATCGTCGCGCTCGTCCTGGTGATCTGCGCCGCCTATCCCGTGCTGTACCTGTGGCTGTACCACGAGCGGTTCACCACGGGGAAGACGCGCTTCGAACTGAGCGTGGACCTGAGTTTCTGGCTGGTGGGGCTGTTGGCGCTGGTCTGA
- a CDS encoding nitric-oxide reductase large subunit, with product MKGRWWGVLLVLLAGFGVLGLGGRQIAQNAPPIPQRVVAEDGTVLVGPGQIMEGQKSYLGHGGQHIGSIWGHGAYLAPDWTAKALHQWASHTLEGVKAAGGSLADAKAQTASIFQINRYDSSSATLTLSGAQAAAYLRTRAELAKIAVEGDKSAAIPARWIPVMEEGERVADFWLWTAWTASARRPGADHSYTQNWPQESLVGNSITPISHLWSILSIILLILGVGLMIWHHASQPAEEFPDPQPIPPAPATPSQRWSALYFGVAMALFLVQIGMGVLTAHDAVEGNALYGVDLSRILPYAASRTWHLQLAVFWIATCWLATGLYLGPKLSAKEPKGQWLGVAGLLAALVVVVVGALAGAHQAILGRLSGSFMLGHQGYEYVELGRLWQILLTVGMIGWLVLVLRALLPALRGERGRLGLLKLFVLSAIAIPLFYSAGFMYTRETHIALAEYWRWWVVHLWVEGFFEVFATVAIALLSTRMGLLREGTALRAVSLSMGLFLGSGVIGTFHHLYYTGSPSSISALGSVFSALEIVPLTIVGFEIAQSLKAGRALGSGYEWPFKYFAAVCFWNLLGAGVFGMLINPPSVLYFGQGLNTTPIHSHAALFGVYGFLAISLMLFALRGMTPDKAWDEKWLKFGFWGLNLGLILMLACSLVPSGFYQIAQSLEHGTWYARSADVVQSPLMRAFTWMRMPGDILFGLGALAVILFTFKAVIGAWGWRSAEASEPLAEDPVPAPAFAVAED from the coding sequence ATGAAAGGTCGATGGTGGGGGGTATTGCTGGTGCTCCTGGCGGGCTTCGGCGTGCTGGGGTTGGGGGGGCGGCAGATCGCCCAGAACGCGCCGCCCATTCCTCAGCGGGTGGTGGCCGAGGACGGCACCGTGCTGGTGGGGCCCGGACAGATCATGGAAGGCCAGAAGAGCTACCTGGGCCACGGCGGACAGCACATCGGCTCCATCTGGGGCCACGGCGCCTACCTCGCCCCGGACTGGACGGCGAAGGCGCTGCACCAGTGGGCTTCCCACACCCTCGAAGGCGTGAAGGCCGCGGGGGGATCCCTCGCCGACGCCAAGGCGCAAACCGCGTCCATATTTCAGATAAATAGGTATGATTCATCGAGCGCCACGCTGACCTTGTCGGGCGCGCAGGCCGCCGCTTACCTCCGCACCCGCGCCGAACTGGCCAAGATCGCGGTCGAGGGCGACAAGAGCGCCGCGATTCCCGCCCGCTGGATTCCCGTCATGGAGGAAGGCGAGCGCGTGGCCGACTTCTGGCTGTGGACGGCCTGGACCGCCTCGGCCCGCAGGCCCGGCGCCGATCACAGCTATACCCAGAACTGGCCCCAGGAATCGCTCGTGGGCAACAGCATCACGCCCATCAGCCACCTCTGGAGCATCCTCTCCATCATTCTCCTGATCCTGGGCGTGGGCCTGATGATCTGGCACCACGCCAGCCAGCCGGCGGAGGAATTCCCCGATCCCCAGCCCATCCCGCCCGCTCCCGCCACGCCCAGCCAGCGCTGGTCCGCCCTCTACTTCGGTGTGGCCATGGCCCTGTTCCTGGTGCAGATCGGGATGGGCGTCCTGACCGCCCATGACGCGGTGGAAGGCAACGCCCTCTACGGCGTGGACCTGTCCCGCATCCTCCCCTACGCCGCGTCCCGCACCTGGCATCTCCAGCTGGCGGTCTTCTGGATCGCCACCTGCTGGCTGGCCACGGGGCTCTATCTGGGGCCGAAGCTCAGCGCCAAGGAGCCGAAGGGCCAGTGGCTGGGCGTGGCCGGGCTGCTCGCCGCGCTCGTGGTGGTGGTGGTCGGCGCGCTGGCCGGCGCCCACCAGGCGATCCTCGGTAGGCTGTCGGGCTCCTTCATGCTGGGCCACCAGGGCTACGAGTACGTGGAACTGGGTCGCCTCTGGCAGATCCTGCTGACCGTGGGAATGATCGGCTGGCTGGTGCTGGTGTTGCGTGCGCTCCTGCCCGCCCTGCGCGGCGAGCGGGGCCGGCTGGGATTGCTCAAGCTCTTCGTGCTGTCCGCCATCGCCATTCCGCTGTTCTACTCCGCGGGCTTCATGTACACCCGCGAGACCCACATCGCCCTCGCCGAGTACTGGCGCTGGTGGGTGGTCCATCTCTGGGTGGAGGGTTTCTTCGAAGTCTTCGCCACCGTGGCCATCGCGCTGCTGTCCACCCGCATGGGCCTGCTGCGCGAGGGCACCGCGCTCCGCGCCGTCAGCCTCTCCATGGGCCTCTTCCTCGGCAGCGGCGTGATCGGCACGTTCCACCACCTCTACTACACCGGCTCGCCCTCCTCCATCTCGGCGCTGGGTTCCGTGTTCAGCGCCCTGGAGATCGTGCCCCTCACCATCGTGGGCTTCGAGATCGCCCAGAGCCTCAAGGCCGGCCGCGCCCTCGGCAGCGGCTACGAGTGGCCGTTCAAGTATTTCGCCGCCGTCTGCTTCTGGAACCTGCTGGGCGCGGGCGTCTTCGGGATGCTGATCAATCCGCCGTCGGTCCTCTACTTTGGGCAGGGGCTCAACACCACGCCCATCCACAGCCACGCCGCGCTGTTCGGGGTCTACGGCTTCCTGGCGATTTCCCTCATGCTGTTCGCGCTGCGCGGCATGACGCCGGACAAGGCCTGGGACGAGAAGTGGCTGAAGTTCGGGTTCTGGGGGTTGAACCTGGGGCTGATCCTGATGCTGGCCTGCTCGCTCGTCCCCAGCGGGTTCTACCAGATCGCCCAGAGCCTCGAGCACGGCACCTGGTACGCCCGGAGCGCCGACGTGGTGCAGAGCCCGCTCATGCGCGCCTTCACCTGGATGCGCATGCCCGGCGACATCCTCTTCGGGCTCGGCGCCCTGGCGGTCATCCTCTTCACCTTCAAGGCCGTCATCGGCGCGTGGGGATGGAGGAGCGCCGAAGCCTCCGAACCCCTCGCGGAAGATCCGGTTCCGGCCCCCGCTTTTGCCGTGGCCGAAGACTGA
- a CDS encoding ATP-binding protein — protein MAHPALLPVVLTCNTDLRFIDLIQVVGAEFLKHLSFSQEDGERLWLAIQEGIANAMRHGNHLDREKPVKVTFTPKTDRFEIRIEDRGTGVDLEALPDPNLPENLLKPGGRGVFFMRQVMDEVHMERRPEGSTLVLVKARKVREPHH, from the coding sequence ATGGCCCATCCCGCCCTTCTGCCCGTCGTCCTCACCTGCAACACGGACCTTCGCTTCATCGACCTGATCCAGGTGGTGGGGGCGGAGTTCCTGAAGCACCTGAGCTTCAGCCAGGAGGACGGCGAGCGGCTGTGGCTCGCGATCCAGGAGGGCATCGCCAACGCCATGCGCCACGGCAATCACCTGGACCGGGAGAAGCCCGTCAAGGTGACGTTCACCCCCAAGACGGACCGCTTCGAGATCCGCATCGAGGATCGCGGAACCGGCGTGGACCTGGAGGCCCTGCCCGATCCCAACCTGCCGGAGAACCTCCTGAAGCCCGGCGGCCGGGGCGTGTTCTTCATGCGGCAGGTCATGGACGAGGTCCACATGGAGCGCCGCCCCGAGGGCTCCACCCTGGTGCTGGTGAAGGCCCGGAAGGTGCGGGAACCACACCACTGA
- a CDS encoding chloride channel protein, with amino-acid sequence MQAFADTLSRTVRESLLGAVVGLLAGAASAGFLWALERVIGLRMAHPWLLFLLPVLGLVSAALYHWYGGEADGGGTLVLDEALEFRGRVQSRMAPLVLLGTLLTHLGGGSAGREGTAVQMGASLARSVGKLPWRFLKLTRSRQRRLLMAGVSAGFGSLFGTPVAGTVFGLEAVAIGKLHYEGLVICTAASFVADWTCRGLGAHHAVFSVPAPVFSWGLGIRMLLFAIPVALVAGSFSELAHGLGRWSRRVLHPLARPVMGGLAVVLLAVIFPQDGFLNLGLPWLDQVFTSPHAVPSWAFLVKLVFTAVTVGFGFKGGEVTPLFVMGALLGAACAGILHIPVPVLAAVGFIGVFAAASNTPIASTLMGIELFGSAFVGPIAVVSFVAYVLVGHRGIYGGHRIHTPKRP; translated from the coding sequence ATGCAGGCATTCGCGGACACCCTTTCCCGCACCGTTCGAGAGTCGCTCCTGGGAGCGGTGGTGGGCCTTTTGGCCGGGGCGGCCTCGGCGGGCTTCCTCTGGGCCCTGGAACGGGTGATCGGGCTTCGGATGGCGCATCCGTGGCTTCTGTTCCTGCTTCCGGTCCTGGGGCTGGTTTCCGCGGCGCTGTACCACTGGTACGGGGGAGAAGCTGATGGCGGCGGCACGCTGGTCCTGGACGAGGCCCTGGAATTCCGGGGCCGCGTCCAGAGCCGGATGGCGCCCCTGGTCCTCCTGGGAACCCTGCTGACCCACCTCGGGGGAGGATCCGCGGGGCGGGAGGGCACCGCCGTCCAGATGGGTGCTTCGCTGGCCCGGTCCGTGGGCAAGTTGCCCTGGCGCTTCCTCAAACTCACCCGCTCCCGGCAGCGGCGGCTGCTCATGGCCGGGGTCTCCGCGGGCTTCGGTTCCCTGTTCGGAACGCCCGTGGCGGGGACCGTCTTCGGACTGGAGGCGGTCGCCATCGGCAAGCTCCACTACGAGGGGCTCGTCATCTGCACCGCGGCGAGCTTCGTCGCCGACTGGACCTGCCGGGGGCTGGGAGCCCATCACGCGGTCTTCAGCGTTCCCGCCCCCGTCTTCTCCTGGGGATTGGGAATCCGGATGCTCCTCTTCGCCATTCCGGTCGCCCTCGTGGCGGGCAGTTTTTCGGAACTGGCCCACGGGCTGGGGCGCTGGAGCCGGCGCGTGCTCCACCCCCTGGCCCGTCCCGTTATGGGAGGACTCGCCGTGGTCCTCCTCGCCGTGATCTTTCCCCAGGACGGGTTCCTGAATCTGGGCCTTCCCTGGCTGGACCAGGTCTTCACGAGCCCCCACGCCGTGCCCTCTTGGGCCTTCCTCGTGAAGCTGGTGTTCACGGCGGTCACGGTCGGCTTTGGCTTCAAGGGGGGCGAGGTGACGCCGCTCTTCGTGATGGGGGCGCTCCTGGGCGCGGCCTGCGCCGGGATCCTGCACATCCCCGTGCCCGTCCTGGCAGCCGTCGGTTTCATCGGCGTCTTCGCCGCGGCCAGCAACACGCCCATCGCGTCCACGCTGATGGGAATCGAGCTGTTCGGTTCGGCGTTCGTGGGCCCCATCGCCGTGGTCAGCTTCGTCGCCTACGTCCTGGTGGGCCACCGCGGCATCTACGGCGGCCACCGGATTCACACGCCCAAGCGCCCCTAG
- a CDS encoding penicillin-binding transpeptidase domain-containing protein, giving the protein MRVPLLACLCACLCVGAGAQGWTDARVAEVLAPYDYVLLVERDGATAVWTHRLTAQDAFLPCSTFKLPHALVALDTGVVVLGKDRRHCEPRECHSAHGEIDLAGAIRESCISYFRQTARAIGPARMAAGLGKLGYPATGTPTTGMLEPLDGFWLTGGMRITAEQQLRWIRRFFTEPLPVKAEHLAAVRAATRRAPAGGCLLEGKTGAAREGLGWFVGQITREGHASWVTVLLKGKGASGSDAERRLRVLLERAVW; this is encoded by the coding sequence GTGAGGGTGCCGCTCCTGGCCTGTCTCTGCGCCTGCCTCTGCGTTGGCGCGGGAGCCCAGGGCTGGACGGATGCCCGCGTCGCGGAGGTCCTGGCGCCCTACGATTACGTCCTCCTCGTGGAACGGGACGGGGCGACGGCGGTCTGGACTCACCGTTTGACGGCGCAGGACGCCTTTCTGCCGTGCTCGACCTTCAAACTGCCCCACGCCCTGGTCGCCCTCGACACGGGCGTCGTGGTGTTGGGGAAGGATCGCCGTCATTGCGAGCCCCGGGAATGCCACAGCGCCCACGGCGAGATCGATTTGGCGGGCGCCATCCGGGAATCCTGCATCAGCTACTTCCGGCAGACCGCCCGCGCCATCGGACCCGCGCGGATGGCGGCGGGCCTGGGGAAGCTGGGCTATCCGGCGACGGGGACCCCCACCACGGGAATGTTGGAGCCCCTCGACGGGTTCTGGCTCACCGGCGGGATGCGGATCACCGCGGAGCAGCAGCTCCGGTGGATCCGCCGCTTCTTCACGGAGCCGCTGCCGGTGAAGGCCGAACACCTCGCGGCCGTCCGCGCCGCCACCCGCCGCGCTCCCGCGGGAGGCTGCCTCCTGGAGGGCAAGACGGGCGCCGCGCGGGAGGGATTGGGCTGGTTCGTGGGGCAGATCACCCGCGAGGGCCATGCCTCCTGGGTGACGGTCCTGCTGAAGGGGAAGGGCGCGTCGGGAAGCGACGCGGAGCGCCGCTTGCGGGTGCTGCTGGAGCGGGCCGTCTGGTAG